Genomic DNA from Torulaspora delbrueckii CBS 1146 chromosome 8, complete genome:
AGCCGCTGCCGCTGAAGAACcagctgaagaagagaaggaagagtCCGATGATGACATGGGTTTCGGTCTATTCGACTAAGCTTTTAAAACTGTATAAACTTGTATAGAAGTATGTGCACGTGAACTTTTGAGATAACAGttgaaattcaagaatgacGAATTTTACACAATAGTTAATCAGCTCATCGAGTCAAAGATGGATCGCAAGAGGCTTCTTGTAACTCCGGAAGAGCCTCGGGAGCTACTCCCCTCGGTCAGGGACACTAGggaattggaagaagagattttaGAGTGTGTAAAAGCTTTGCAACGACGGGAACATGTAGAGTCTGAATGTATCGTTTCATTGCTCAATAGGTCGTTGACAGCTATGGCTCATTGGTCGTTACAGGCCCAGTTATCACAGTTATCGCAGACCACAGATAGGGAAGTGGTTGAGACTAAATTACTGCGTAAGGAGAATGAGTTACTTAGGAAAAGAGATACTCCTCTGCGAACACCTCCTTCACCTAGAGTGAAAAAGCGACTTGTGGAGAATAAGAAACCACACCCTAGGATGCGTAGAACCGGTGataatccttcaaagaacagTTACGTTCGagtttttcatcttcaacaagat
This window encodes:
- the TDEL0H01520 gene encoding uncharacterized protein (similar to Saccharomyces cerevisiae YDL129W; ancestral locus Anc_7.292); this encodes MDRKRLLVTPEEPRELLPSVRDTRELEEEILECVKALQRREHVESECIVSLLNRSLTAMAHWSLQAQLSQLSQTTDREVVETKLLRKENELLRKRDTPLRTPPSPRVKKRLVENKKPHPRMRRTGDNPSKNSYVRVFHLQQD